A region of the Arenibacter antarcticus genome:
ATTCGCCGTTCCTGTTCCACAGCGAGATATGCCTATAAAGGATTATAAAGGGAATTTTAAAGGTGCCTTGTCCTTTATTAGTGTAGCCCCTGAAACGGGTCGTATGGACATCAAATTTCAATTAATGATGCCTGGGTTCAATTATGACCTGTCGCATCCAGGAAGAGGGAAATCCCATGGTTGGTTTTTCTTCACTACCTATAACACCGAGGAGGCCAGTACCTTATTGGAAGTAAACGCTTCCCAAAACGATAAGGATTTTATCGCTGCCGTAAACTGGAAGAAAATAGAAGAATATGTAAACAATGGAGGGGGAACCATGATGCCCGCCGAGTATGCCCATAATGTTTATGACGATGATACTCATATGGCTACCTCCACAATGAAGAAAGAGGTGCTGACTGTAGACCCTACCAAAGTTCCTGGAGCGGTTTATTTCTTGCCTACCCCAAAATCCCCACACGGTTGTGATGTTGATCCTTCAGGAGAGTATATTGTAGGTAACGGTAAATTATCTGCAGATTTAACAGTACACTCCTTTACCAAAATGTTGGCCGCCATTGAGAACGAAAAATTTGATGGAGAAGCTTATGGTATTCCCATTTTAAAGTTCGAGGATGTTCTTGCAGGAGTAGTTTCACAACCTGGACTTGGACCATTACATACAGAATTTGATGGAAAGGGCAATGCCTACACCACTTTCTTTATATCTTCTGAAGTGGTAAAATGGAAACTAGGGACTTGGGAAGTTTTGGATAGACAGCCTTCATATTACTCCGTAGGACATGGAATGATTCCTGGAGGTAATTCCCAAAAACCATTTGGTAAATATTTTGTTTCAATGAATAAGATTACCAAGGATAGGTATCTACCAGTAGGTCCAGAAATGGAGCACTCCGCACAGTTATACGATATTTCAGGAGATAAAATGGAGTTGCTTTTGGACTTCCCAACGCATGGGGAACCACATTACGCAGCAGCTATTC
Encoded here:
- the nosZ gene encoding Sec-dependent nitrous-oxide reductase is translated as MRKYKNLFLGLLGVFALMTSCNNQGKSSSGGALGSNAADRVYVGPGEYDEFYAFFSGGYTGNLTVYGLPSGRMFKEIPVFSQFPTNGYGYSEETKPMLNTSFGFVPWDDSHHPDISQTNGELDGRWIFINGNNTPRIARIDLTTFETAEIIEVPNSAGNHSSSFITENTEYVVAGTRFAVPVPQRDMPIKDYKGNFKGALSFISVAPETGRMDIKFQLMMPGFNYDLSHPGRGKSHGWFFFTTYNTEEASTLLEVNASQNDKDFIAAVNWKKIEEYVNNGGGTMMPAEYAHNVYDDDTHMATSTMKKEVLTVDPTKVPGAVYFLPTPKSPHGCDVDPSGEYIVGNGKLSADLTVHSFTKMLAAIENEKFDGEAYGIPILKFEDVLAGVVSQPGLGPLHTEFDGKGNAYTTFFISSEVVKWKLGTWEVLDRQPSYYSVGHGMIPGGNSQKPFGKYFVSMNKITKDRYLPVGPEMEHSAQLYDISGDKMELLLDFPTHGEPHYAAAIPAEILMPKVKKIFKLSENKHPYAAITPNDTKLVRDGKVVHVYMSTIRSHFTPDNIEGIKVGDKVYFHVTNQEQDFDVPHGFAMIGATNAELLIAPGQTKTLLWEPKKVGVWPFYCTDFCSALHQEMQGYVRVSPANSDLELSWSLGED